In a single window of the Nodularia spumigena CCY9414 genome:
- a CDS encoding DUF3611 family protein, producing MSQNSDSPSSSSNLRAIAQTFRLTGWISFWIQLVLGVVSAIIVLLFAIFSQQRTGTGNNPGTGFGVFLAVCGILILGGGIYLAYRYTRIGNQLQSSNPSNRPRKSETLQVLRLGLWINLVGMLVTLLGAQAIVGTLVARSISPQAATTQLFDPTRIISGLDMLVVQANINTVSAHFAGLAVSIWLLNRITRM from the coding sequence ATGTCACAAAATTCCGACAGCCCATCGTCTTCCTCTAATCTCCGTGCGATCGCCCAAACCTTTCGTCTAACAGGTTGGATTAGTTTTTGGATTCAACTAGTCTTAGGCGTTGTTTCGGCCATTATTGTGCTGCTATTTGCCATCTTTAGTCAGCAGCGAACTGGCACAGGTAATAATCCTGGGACTGGGTTTGGCGTATTTTTAGCAGTTTGCGGAATTCTGATTTTAGGTGGCGGCATTTATTTGGCTTATCGCTATACCAGAATAGGTAATCAATTGCAATCCTCAAATCCCAGTAACCGCCCTCGCAAAAGTGAAACCTTGCAAGTATTACGCCTGGGACTGTGGATTAATTTAGTGGGAATGCTAGTAACATTATTGGGCGCACAAGCGATCGTGGGGACATTGGTAGCCAGGTCGATATCTCCCCAAGCTGCAACCACTCAATTATTTGACCCCACGCGGATTATTAGCGGTTTAGATATGCTTGTAGTCCAGGCAAATATCAACACCGTCTCAGCCCACTTTGCAGGGCTTGCAGTGTCGATTTGGCTACTCAATCGGATTACCCGAATGTAA
- a CDS encoding cofactor assembly of complex C subunit B, with protein sequence MDTAIVPSTLLLTLLLLVGLFFFIRASTKDRTTKAQLVSEQDETALMAQVKEYFRSRSYQVAAIDREKNQVIFEGFVQPSWFLAVFLTLLASAGMLCLALVLWLLFPNFGPLFLGLVLLSPLSGLFYWQKAGRFEKVSFQIEEANQGELPSPSKITIIAHRDELMELQRVLQLKSAE encoded by the coding sequence ATGGATACTGCAATTGTCCCATCTACGTTGCTGCTCACCTTGTTGTTATTAGTGGGGCTGTTTTTCTTTATTCGCGCCTCAACCAAAGACCGCACAACAAAAGCACAACTTGTATCTGAACAAGATGAAACTGCTTTAATGGCCCAGGTTAAGGAGTATTTTCGCTCACGTTCTTACCAAGTAGCAGCAATAGACCGAGAAAAAAATCAAGTCATTTTTGAAGGTTTTGTTCAACCGAGTTGGTTTTTAGCAGTGTTTTTAACACTGTTAGCATCTGCGGGTATGCTCTGTCTAGCATTAGTTTTATGGCTGCTTTTTCCTAACTTCGGTCCTTTGTTTCTCGGATTAGTACTACTGTCACCTTTAAGCGGGCTGTTTTATTGGCAAAAAGCCGGAAGATTTGAAAAGGTATCGTTCCAGATAGAAGAAGCAAACCAGGGTGAATTACCCTCTCCAAGTAAAATTACTATAATTGCCCATCGAGATGAACTCATGGAGTTACAGAGGGTTTTACAGTTAAAATCTGCGGAATAA
- a CDS encoding GAF domain-containing sensor histidine kinase: MLMSASSDFVALCREQIALLTQGLGASLSVVYLTQELVDAPSGEAKLIPVVVYPETAVLQPGAEIAQATVADVLVVPQPDSKLLKAGTGSPISSQDTKKPDAEQPDLNQESPLSERQIVLPLIHEGVMMGLLVTGREDRAWNEQEQSEIQKIAQTLAIACILDQRRAWLQHQLHQQQILQEQQRDLLDNLLHQFRNPLTAIRTFGKLLLKRLRAGDPNRDVGANIVRESDRLEELLQQFDQVIDWTEADFAPKSLPEHEVFVEATVQREPKPALLLPGTGDKETDCFVVDLLTPLLVSAQAIAQERHLQLKTEIPGNLPPIYANVKALQEVFSNIIDNALKYTPPGGKILIQVGQEKANFQGIAISNTGSGIPPEDLAHLGERHYRGVQAQTEIPGSGLGLAIAQQLIQQMQGEIEIFSPAINSSMSSADAPGTTFIIWLPMRKQGSREQGAGGRIGRGEKKVTYQ, from the coding sequence ATGTTAATGTCTGCCAGTTCAGATTTTGTTGCTCTATGTCGAGAGCAAATAGCACTGCTAACCCAAGGGCTGGGCGCTTCTTTGAGTGTTGTTTACTTAACACAAGAATTGGTAGATGCTCCGTCTGGTGAGGCGAAACTAATTCCTGTGGTGGTTTACCCGGAGACAGCAGTATTACAACCAGGGGCAGAAATTGCTCAGGCGACAGTAGCCGATGTTTTGGTAGTACCTCAGCCAGACAGTAAGTTATTGAAAGCCGGGACGGGATCACCGATTTCATCACAGGACACAAAAAAACCAGATGCTGAACAACCAGATTTAAATCAGGAATCTCCTCTGAGTGAACGCCAAATTGTGCTGCCTTTGATCCATGAAGGTGTGATGATGGGGCTATTGGTGACGGGTAGAGAAGATCGGGCATGGAATGAACAAGAGCAAAGCGAAATTCAAAAAATAGCCCAAACGCTGGCGATCGCCTGTATTCTAGATCAACGTCGAGCTTGGTTACAGCATCAGCTACATCAACAACAAATTCTCCAAGAACAGCAGCGAGATTTGCTCGATAACCTGCTGCACCAATTTCGTAACCCCCTGACAGCAATCAGAACCTTTGGCAAACTGCTATTAAAACGACTGCGAGCAGGTGATCCCAACCGAGACGTAGGAGCGAATATCGTCCGGGAAAGCGATCGCCTCGAAGAATTGCTGCAACAATTCGATCAAGTAATTGATTGGACAGAGGCCGATTTCGCGCCCAAGTCATTGCCCGAACACGAAGTATTTGTAGAAGCAACTGTACAAAGAGAACCCAAACCAGCACTATTATTGCCGGGAACAGGAGACAAAGAAACTGATTGCTTTGTAGTTGATTTATTAACACCATTATTAGTATCAGCTCAAGCAATAGCACAGGAGCGTCATCTACAACTGAAAACCGAAATTCCTGGGAATTTGCCACCGATATACGCCAATGTCAAAGCATTACAAGAAGTATTCAGCAACATAATTGATAATGCCCTAAAATATACCCCTCCCGGTGGCAAGATTTTAATTCAGGTAGGACAAGAAAAAGCTAATTTTCAAGGAATTGCTATTAGTAATACTGGGTCGGGAATTCCACCAGAAGATTTAGCACATTTGGGAGAACGCCATTATCGGGGAGTACAAGCGCAAACTGAAATTCCTGGAAGTGGTTTGGGACTAGCGATCGCCCAACAATTAATACAACAAATGCAGGGCGAAATTGAAATTTTCAGCCCTGCAATTAACTCATCTATGTCTTCAGCCGATGCACCGGGAACTACTTTTATAATTTGGTTGCCTATGAGGAAGCAGGGGAGCAGGGAGCAGGGAGCAGGGGGGAGAATAGGCAGGGGGGAGAAGAAGGTAACTTACCAATGA
- a CDS encoding PadR family transcriptional regulator: MKLEDIYQFFENPPPTYLCQEVAVCYILYILLQGDSYGTELIQRLETEYPSYRLSDTVLYTAIKFLEDERAITGYWKKLEGRGRPRRMYQVSPEWQERSQNLAHLWQDYRKGRTI; this comes from the coding sequence ATGAAACTTGAGGATATATATCAATTCTTTGAGAATCCTCCGCCAACTTATCTCTGTCAGGAAGTAGCAGTTTGTTACATCTTGTATATTCTATTACAGGGTGATTCCTACGGAACTGAGTTAATCCAGCGACTGGAAACTGAATACCCAAGCTATCGACTTTCGGATACGGTACTTTATACTGCGATTAAATTTCTCGAAGACGAAAGGGCGATTACTGGGTATTGGAAGAAACTCGAAGGGCGAGGAAGACCCCGGCGAATGTACCAAGTTTCTCCAGAATGGCAAGAACGATCACAAAATTTGGCGCATCTTTGGCAAGATTACAGAAAGGGGAGGACAATTTAA
- a CDS encoding DUF3155 domain-containing protein, producing the protein MARRRKRKSRRRQEGRRILEHVPQYSIESGEEKPVTAARKFIQAEGIAPPALLLVKRNEHTTDRYFWAEKGLFGAQYVEENHFLFPSLRTLESPAGIEPVAMASSR; encoded by the coding sequence TTGGCTAGAAGACGTAAGCGGAAAAGTCGTCGTCGCCAAGAAGGACGACGCATTCTAGAACACGTGCCTCAATATAGCATCGAAAGTGGCGAAGAAAAACCTGTGACAGCAGCGAGAAAATTCATTCAAGCTGAAGGAATCGCGCCACCCGCATTGCTACTTGTAAAGCGAAATGAACACACCACAGACCGTTATTTCTGGGCAGAAAAAGGGCTGTTTGGCGCTCAATACGTAGAAGAAAACCATTTCTTGTTTCCCAGCCTGCGGACATTAGAATCTCCAGCAGGTATAGAACCAGTGGCTATGGCTAGTAGCCGCTAA